The following coding sequences lie in one Musa acuminata AAA Group cultivar baxijiao chromosome BXJ3-1, Cavendish_Baxijiao_AAA, whole genome shotgun sequence genomic window:
- the LOC135628630 gene encoding NADH dehydrogenase [ubiquinone] 1 beta subcomplex subunit 9-like, with product MSAAGAAAGYLARRAAQKERVRLLYRRALKDTLTWAVNRHHFYQHASDLRDKFEANKHAEDLDTIDRLIQDGEAKYEKLQHPDPYIVPWAPGGSKFSRNLPPPAGIEIVYDFGKEDD from the exons ATGAGCGCGGCGGGGGCGGCGGCGGGCTACCTGGCGCGGCGGGCGGCGCAGAAGGAGCGTGTGAGGCTGCTCTACCGGCGGGCCCTCAAGGACACCCTCACCTGGGCCGTTAACCGCCACCACTTCTACCAACAC GCATCAGATTTAAGAGACAAATTTGAAGCCAACAAACATGCG GAGGATCTAGACACTATTGATAGGCTTATTCAAGATGGAGAAGCAAAATATGAGAAATTGCAGCACCCTGATCCATATATTG TTCCTTGGGCTCCTGGTGGCTCCAAATTCTCCAGAAATCTTCCTCCACCAGCTGGG ATTGAGATTGTCTACGACTTTGGCAAAGAGGATGACTGA